One genomic window of Methanosalsum zhilinae DSM 4017 includes the following:
- a CDS encoding corrinoid protein produces MATKEEIIQKGKAAILDFDGDAAAEVAKEAIEAGVDPAELIEEGFTAAMNEVGDQFESGTLFLPHVIAASEAMSAGVEVLTPELEKKASESKARGKVVIGTIEGDIHSIGKDIVATMLKIAGFEVVDLGRDVPVKNYVDKAKEIDAQVVASSALMTTTMITQTQIEEQLKEAGIRDKVKTMVGGAPVTQDWANKIGADIYAENSGDAVAKLKSLFP; encoded by the coding sequence ATGGCAACAAAAGAGGAAATTATTCAAAAAGGAAAAGCTGCAATTCTTGATTTTGATGGAGACGCAGCAGCTGAAGTGGCAAAGGAAGCAATTGAAGCAGGTGTAGATCCAGCTGAACTAATTGAGGAAGGTTTTACCGCTGCAATGAATGAGGTCGGAGATCAGTTCGAATCCGGCACTCTTTTCCTTCCACACGTTATCGCAGCATCCGAGGCAATGAGCGCAGGTGTTGAAGTTCTGACTCCAGAACTTGAAAAGAAGGCTTCAGAGTCCAAGGCAAGAGGTAAGGTAGTTATAGGAACAATTGAGGGTGACATTCACTCGATTGGTAAGGATATTGTAGCCACCATGCTCAAGATCGCCGGATTTGAAGTAGTTGATCTTGGCAGGGATGTACCTGTAAAGAACTACGTTGACAAGGCAAAAGAAATAGATGCACAGGTTGTAGCATCTTCAGCTCTGATGACCACAACAATGATCACACAGACACAGATCGAAGAACAGCTCAAAGAAGCAGGTATTCGTGACAAGGTCAAGACAATGGTCGGTGGTGCTCCTGTAACCCAGGACTGGGCCAACAAAATCGGTGCTGACATCTACGCTGAGAACTCAGGTGACGCAGTAGCAAAACTTAAATCTCTCTTCCCTTAA
- a CDS encoding ferredoxin — MANRENKVSENVSGPYYVDDECVACEVCVEIAPNHFKMTEDESAAYVYKQPESDEEIDICENALAECSVDAIGNDG; from the coding sequence ATGGCAAACAGAGAAAATAAAGTTTCAGAAAATGTTTCTGGTCCATATTATGTAGACGACGAATGTGTTGCATGTGAAGTCTGTGTGGAAATAGCACCAAATCATTTTAAGATGACTGAAGATGAATCAGCCGCATACGTCTATAAGCAGCCAGAAAGCGATGAAGAAATAGATATCTGTGAAAATGCACTTGCTGAATGTTCTGTGGATGCAATCGGAAACGATGGGTGA
- a CDS encoding PHP domain-containing protein, whose amino-acid sequence MRFDLHVHSCFSKDSNSDIDSILIHAVKNGMNGIALCDHNTVEGCFVAVERVNELELDLMVIPSIEVSSAEGHILVLGITESIDAHMSAEKTIEKARELGGTIIIPHPFKKISHGLGYIEGIDIDAVEVINSRCLTSNSNIKALNAARSLSIPGVGGSDAHIPQMVGRSYTDIDSKNSTVESVLSAIKEGKVQAGGSLTPTHVVMKQMFSGIERLFKRRLIG is encoded by the coding sequence ATGAGATTTGATCTTCATGTTCATTCCTGTTTTTCAAAGGACAGTAATTCGGATATAGACTCTATACTGATACATGCAGTAAAAAACGGAATGAACGGAATTGCACTATGTGACCACAATACAGTGGAAGGTTGTTTTGTGGCTGTGGAGAGGGTCAATGAGCTGGAACTTGACCTGATGGTTATACCTTCAATAGAAGTTTCCTCTGCAGAAGGCCATATACTGGTACTGGGAATAACTGAGAGCATAGATGCTCATATGTCAGCTGAAAAAACTATTGAGAAAGCAAGGGAACTGGGTGGAACAATTATAATCCCACATCCATTCAAAAAAATATCCCATGGGCTGGGCTATATTGAGGGGATTGATATTGACGCTGTTGAAGTAATAAACTCGCGATGTCTTACCAGTAATTCCAATATCAAAGCTCTCAATGCAGCCCGATCACTTAGCATCCCTGGAGTTGGTGGAAGTGATGCACATATACCACAGATGGTTGGAAGAAGCTACACAGATATAGATTCAAAAAACAGTACTGTAGAATCAGTTCTTTCAGCTATTAAAGAAGGAAAGGTTCAGGCCGGAGGATCTCTAACACCAACTCATGTTGTGATGAAACAAATGTTTTCTGGAATAGAGCGCCTATTTAAGAGACGGTTGATCGGATAA
- the hflX gene encoding GTPase HflX produces MKKAVLVQRNEPESEEYRNSSRLQELKELAESAGYLVVDEVTQTKNPDRNYQIGRGKADELSRIVAETGANKIIFYNQLSIMQIYNISQTCRCETIDKFHLILEIFATKAKTKRAKYQVELAKLHYELPKAKTIVSLLKKKERPGFMGLGSYEDSYEKDIKNRISRLRNELGRMQKDYENLRTTRHNKGFSIVALAGYTNAGKSTLFSEMVDENVEVENRLFTTLSPTTRSFQVNGRKLLLTDTVGFIEDLPHWLIDAFKSTLDEIFLADVILLVVDVSEPVEIIKKKLVACHDTLWEQIEDAPIIAVLNKVDRISEEDLVCRISEIEYLTPNPIIISASEGTGIETLKQKIFSYLPVWKRKDLQLPISDSGMSIASWLFDEGIVHNIKYTDRILVDVEARDEVINKAKAVERELHAYGHPKNQL; encoded by the coding sequence ATGAAAAAAGCAGTCCTTGTCCAGAGGAATGAACCCGAAAGCGAGGAATATAGAAATTCCAGCAGACTTCAGGAACTAAAAGAACTTGCAGAATCTGCAGGTTACCTGGTAGTTGACGAGGTTACTCAAACAAAAAATCCGGACAGAAATTATCAGATAGGACGCGGAAAAGCAGACGAATTGTCCCGGATAGTAGCAGAGACAGGTGCAAATAAGATCATCTTTTACAATCAGCTCAGTATAATGCAGATATATAACATATCACAAACATGCAGATGTGAAACCATTGATAAATTTCACCTTATACTCGAAATATTTGCAACAAAAGCAAAGACAAAAAGAGCAAAATATCAGGTCGAACTGGCAAAACTACATTACGAACTTCCAAAAGCAAAGACCATTGTATCATTGCTAAAGAAAAAAGAACGTCCAGGATTCATGGGGCTTGGTAGTTATGAAGATTCCTATGAAAAGGATATCAAAAACAGAATTTCCCGGCTTAGAAATGAACTTGGAAGGATGCAGAAGGACTATGAAAATCTGCGAACAACCCGTCACAATAAGGGATTTTCTATAGTTGCTCTTGCTGGATACACAAATGCAGGAAAAAGCACACTCTTTAGTGAAATGGTAGATGAAAATGTGGAAGTGGAAAACAGACTATTCACTACTCTTTCCCCCACAACACGTTCCTTCCAGGTAAATGGCAGAAAATTACTTCTAACCGATACCGTAGGATTTATTGAAGACCTGCCACACTGGCTGATCGATGCGTTCAAATCAACACTTGACGAGATATTTCTTGCAGATGTAATATTGCTTGTTGTGGATGTGAGTGAACCTGTTGAGATCATAAAAAAGAAACTGGTTGCATGTCATGATACTCTATGGGAACAAATAGAAGATGCTCCAATTATTGCTGTTCTAAATAAGGTTGACAGGATATCAGAAGAAGATCTTGTTTGCCGCATATCTGAAATTGAATATCTTACTCCCAATCCGATAATAATATCTGCAAGTGAGGGGACAGGTATAGAAACACTTAAACAGAAGATATTTAGTTATCTGCCTGTCTGGAAAAGAAAAGATTTGCAACTTCCAATATCCGATTCCGGGATGTCTATAGCTTCCTGGCTATTTGATGAAGGGATTGTACATAACATAAAATACACAGACAGGATTTTAGTAGATGTTGAAGCAAGGGATGAGGTCATAAACAAGGCAAAAGCTGTTGAAAGGGAACTACATGCATATGGCCATCCAAAAAATCAATTATAA
- a CDS encoding DUF2209 domain-containing protein, with product MRDIVAVDISGRHRTSRGHYYIVCAAVSLSVSPDHIEKIHQVNTKAFRMYRPLKVLDVVQIIEKTVSNIKREGVIVTEKGDMYNKPLNFVSSRFKGEFKYQESISERLAVQLAHHISLSSRKLLVQELDKI from the coding sequence ATGAGAGACATAGTTGCGGTTGATATTTCTGGGCGGCACAGAACATCTAGAGGGCATTATTATATTGTATGTGCTGCTGTTTCTTTATCTGTTTCTCCGGATCATATAGAAAAAATACATCAGGTAAATACAAAGGCTTTTAGAATGTATAGGCCTCTTAAAGTACTGGATGTAGTTCAAATTATTGAAAAGACCGTTTCAAATATAAAGAGGGAGGGAGTAATTGTTACTGAAAAGGGGGACATGTACAACAAACCGCTAAACTTTGTATCTTCAAGATTCAAAGGTGAATTCAAATATCAGGAATCAATAAGTGAACGTCTTGCAGTCCAGCTTGCTCATCATATTTCCCTGAGTTCAAGAAAACTCCTGGTCCAGGAATTGGACAAAATCTAA
- the endA gene encoding tRNA-intron lyase, producing the protein MIARLLEDKVELDKDAIDILYNTGYFGRPRGNVLELSLVEAAYLLYREKISITMDSESLSFPEFFKIASMRHRYFELKYIVYKDLKERGFYVQPSVADFRVYPRGGHPGKTPARSYVYVRSERSSVSITELMKSLNTVSNVRKQMILAIVDEESDITFYEVKKISISGQMEQFNDNLNAESSLLEDRVIVWDKKASSDLYNKGFYGKPLDEDRLQLSLIESAYLLEKNLIQIKDRERDKVLDSDYFFNKASEIEPEFSIKYHVYRDMREKGLVPKTGFKFGTHFRLYIDIESPKKIPHSEYLVHAISENHIFILPIMSRAIRLANSVRKRMVFALNYNGNYEYIDIGRVKM; encoded by the coding sequence TTGATAGCTAGATTATTGGAAGATAAGGTAGAACTCGATAAAGATGCAATTGATATTCTGTATAATACTGGATATTTTGGGCGTCCTAGAGGAAATGTGCTTGAGCTAAGCCTTGTAGAAGCAGCATATTTATTGTACCGTGAAAAGATCAGTATAACAATGGATTCTGAATCTCTCAGTTTTCCTGAATTTTTCAAAATTGCCTCCATGCGCCATAGGTATTTTGAACTCAAATATATCGTGTACAAGGATCTAAAAGAAAGAGGATTTTATGTCCAGCCCAGTGTGGCTGATTTTAGAGTATACCCAAGGGGTGGCCATCCTGGTAAAACCCCTGCCAGAAGCTATGTATATGTCAGATCTGAAAGATCTTCAGTTAGTATTACTGAATTAATGAAGTCCCTGAACACGGTTTCAAACGTACGCAAGCAGATGATTCTGGCAATCGTTGATGAGGAAAGTGATATCACCTTTTATGAAGTAAAAAAAATCAGCATATCAGGTCAGATGGAACAATTCAACGATAATTTAAATGCAGAATCGTCCCTGCTGGAGGACAGGGTGATAGTATGGGATAAAAAGGCATCCAGCGATCTGTACAATAAAGGATTTTATGGTAAACCACTGGATGAAGATAGACTTCAGTTATCACTTATTGAATCTGCCTACCTTCTTGAAAAAAATTTGATTCAGATAAAGGACAGAGAAAGAGATAAAGTGCTTGATTCTGACTATTTTTTCAACAAAGCTTCAGAGATAGAGCCTGAATTTTCAATAAAATATCATGTATACCGTGACATGAGAGAAAAGGGGCTGGTCCCTAAAACAGGTTTTAAATTCGGGACCCATTTCAGACTGTACATTGACATTGAATCTCCAAAGAAGATCCCACATTCAGAATATCTTGTGCATGCCATTTCAGAAAATCATATATTTATATTGCCCATTATGTCAAGAGCCATAAGGCTTGCAAACAGCGTCAGAAAGAGAATGGTCTTTGCATTAAATTACAATGGAAATTATGAATACATAGATATTGGAAGAGTCAAAATGTAA
- the cfbB gene encoding Ni-sirohydrochlorin a,c-diamide synthase: MVSVPRILLSADRSSSGKTTIMMGILSALVSRGYSVQPFKVGLDYIDPSYHSDITGRKARNIDGYLMDETDIIDTFVHACKAEGGADLAVIEGVRGLYEGFDSLRDTGSTAQVAKILKCPVIFVINARSITRSAAALVNGYRSFDPEINIAGIILNNVGGERHAKKAKEAIEHYTGLPVVGIVPRDPKMQISMRHLGLIPAIESQQKITEYNTRMEYIQNAINKRIDVNKLIETAYQAPPVIRTGKSMFKPISTSGEGPVIGVALDEAFNFYYHDNIEMLQAAGASIKYFSPLHDSKIPHVDGIYIGGGYPELFASELEKNTLIKNRIYELSSDNMPIYAECGGLMYLTEKITTGAHNSNDSIYNMTSMEKATYEMVGALPGHTLMGNKRVVSYNTGVLNMDTVIGKSGNIFKGHEFHHSEITDIPEGTKFAIDLSRGEGIVNGKDGLTVNNTIGSYAHLHAVSYKEFALSFVDFMSNLM, translated from the coding sequence ATGGTTTCTGTTCCAAGAATACTGCTATCAGCAGACAGATCATCTTCCGGTAAAACAACTATCATGATGGGGATCCTATCAGCTCTTGTTTCCAGAGGCTACAGTGTACAGCCTTTCAAAGTTGGTCTGGATTATATAGATCCAAGCTATCATTCAGATATTACTGGAAGAAAGGCACGAAATATAGATGGATATCTGATGGATGAGACGGATATAATTGATACTTTCGTACATGCATGTAAAGCAGAAGGTGGAGCAGACCTCGCAGTCATTGAAGGTGTCAGAGGCCTCTATGAAGGGTTTGACAGTCTCAGGGATACAGGCAGTACTGCTCAGGTTGCCAAGATACTAAAATGTCCTGTGATCTTTGTAATCAATGCAAGGAGTATTACACGATCAGCTGCAGCACTTGTAAATGGCTATAGATCATTTGACCCGGAAATCAACATTGCAGGAATAATTCTCAATAACGTAGGTGGAGAAAGACATGCCAAAAAGGCAAAAGAAGCAATTGAACATTATACAGGTCTGCCAGTTGTGGGAATTGTTCCAAGAGATCCTAAAATGCAGATATCCATGCGCCACCTTGGACTTATTCCTGCAATCGAAAGCCAGCAAAAGATCACAGAATATAATACCAGAATGGAATACATTCAAAATGCTATAAACAAACGTATCGATGTGAATAAATTGATTGAGACCGCGTATCAGGCGCCTCCTGTAATTAGAACTGGTAAAAGCATGTTCAAGCCAATATCCACATCGGGTGAAGGGCCGGTCATTGGTGTTGCACTGGATGAAGCATTCAATTTTTATTACCATGACAATATTGAGATGCTTCAGGCTGCTGGAGCAAGTATAAAGTATTTCAGTCCTTTACATGATAGCAAAATCCCTCATGTTGATGGAATATATATTGGAGGAGGGTATCCGGAACTTTTCGCATCTGAGCTGGAAAAAAATACACTAATAAAAAATAGAATATACGAACTATCTTCAGATAATATGCCTATTTATGCAGAATGCGGTGGACTTATGTACCTTACTGAAAAAATAACAACAGGTGCACACAACAGCAATGATAGCATATATAATATGACTTCAATGGAAAAAGCCACCTATGAAATGGTAGGAGCGCTCCCTGGACATACATTGATGGGAAATAAGAGGGTAGTCAGCTATAATACCGGAGTTCTAAATATGGATACTGTTATAGGAAAATCTGGAAATATTTTTAAGGGCCATGAATTTCATCATTCAGAAATCACAGATATTCCTGAAGGTACCAAATTTGCCATTGATCTGTCCCGGGGGGAAGGAATTGTAAATGGAAAAGATGGGTTGACCGTAAATAATACAATCGGATCCTATGCACATCTTCATGCCGTATCATACAAAGAATTTGCACTCTCTTTTGTGGATTTTATGTCGAATCTCATGTAA
- the cfbC gene encoding Ni-sirohydrochlorin a,c-diamide reductive cyclase ATP-dependent reductase subunit, translating to MKNRKIIAIYGKGGIGKSSTASNIAAACADEGYKVMIIGCDPKSDSSINLLGGQRIPTIMGLLRESVDIQEEDIIFEGYNGVKCVEVGGPEPGIGCAGRGIIVAIQKLKSVSKAHQEMDLIIYDVPGDIVCGGFVAPIKKGFVNEAYVLTSGEYMPLYAANNICRGLNKINTPLSGVICNSRDVSREREIVKKFSEELGSELIAFIPKEQIVQDCEREGFSVIEKEPDSSIADVYRELARKIMSQKKASNPDPMDDEKLRSLTR from the coding sequence ATGAAAAATAGGAAGATCATTGCAATTTATGGAAAGGGCGGTATTGGAAAATCAAGTACCGCGTCCAATATTGCCGCAGCATGTGCAGATGAAGGATATAAAGTAATGATCATTGGCTGTGATCCAAAGAGTGATTCTTCAATTAATCTGCTTGGTGGACAGCGAATTCCAACTATTATGGGGCTACTGCGTGAGAGCGTAGATATTCAGGAAGAAGACATTATTTTTGAAGGGTACAATGGAGTAAAGTGTGTTGAAGTTGGTGGTCCTGAACCCGGTATTGGATGTGCAGGAAGAGGTATTATTGTTGCAATTCAAAAACTAAAAAGTGTTTCAAAGGCCCATCAGGAAATGGATCTTATTATTTATGATGTGCCTGGCGATATTGTCTGTGGTGGGTTTGTAGCTCCTATCAAAAAAGGGTTTGTTAACGAAGCATATGTTTTGACATCAGGAGAATACATGCCACTTTATGCTGCAAACAATATTTGCAGAGGACTGAATAAAATAAATACTCCTCTTAGCGGAGTCATCTGCAATTCCCGTGATGTAAGCCGTGAGAGGGAAATTGTTAAAAAGTTTTCTGAAGAGCTTGGAAGTGAACTTATAGCTTTTATACCAAAAGAGCAGATTGTACAGGACTGTGAGCGTGAAGGTTTCTCTGTGATTGAGAAGGAACCGGACTCTAGTATTGCAGATGTTTACAGGGAACTTGCCAGAAAGATCATGTCACAGAAAAAAGCTTCAAATCCAGACCCAATGGATGATGAAAAGTTGCGCAGCCTTACAAGGTGA
- the cfbD gene encoding Ni-sirohydrochlorin a,c-diamide reductive cyclase catalytic subunit, which translates to MKTDQISIIHPRPSSIVAALYTLRDLDVDVAILHGPAGCSFKHARLLEEDGVHVLTTALDENGFVFGGHDELVSLIKKAADMFNPGSMAVVGTCASMIIGEELHDAVEEAGLNIPVIEVEVHAGYRDNTKGVLLALESAADAGLISDTEYQRQQIILKEATEIEKKHGAASKSYLAPSRGDVKYSVAKRVMNLLKEGKKGIIIMNAKKETGYMFADVILAVNEIAEQMKVESNIVNMANIDQTLGLPRVRSHARNIMSDFKKHGTQIHEIIGGMDEYAITGKYITKAIREKYSNYDFAIIAGVPHAIPADVISGMEIISITNGPRQVLPLKEMGHEHVVVEIDLHPRTLGVSSIVESEFGATLREIGKELNSQKNGSLLHEK; encoded by the coding sequence ATGAAAACAGATCAGATATCTATTATCCATCCACGTCCAAGTTCTATTGTTGCAGCTCTGTACACACTTCGAGATCTTGATGTGGATGTTGCTATTTTGCACGGACCAGCAGGATGCTCTTTCAAACATGCCAGACTTCTTGAAGAAGATGGTGTACATGTTCTAACTACAGCCCTTGATGAAAATGGATTCGTATTTGGGGGACATGATGAGCTTGTATCACTGATCAAAAAAGCTGCAGATATGTTCAATCCGGGTTCAATGGCAGTTGTGGGAACATGTGCAAGCATGATCATCGGTGAAGAACTTCATGATGCTGTGGAAGAAGCTGGTCTGAACATACCGGTAATAGAAGTTGAAGTACACGCAGGATATCGGGACAATACGAAAGGAGTCCTTCTGGCGCTTGAATCTGCAGCTGATGCAGGTCTTATAAGCGATACTGAATATCAACGGCAACAAATTATACTCAAAGAAGCAACAGAGATTGAAAAAAAGCATGGTGCAGCAAGTAAATCATATCTTGCTCCATCCAGGGGAGATGTAAAATACAGTGTTGCAAAGCGTGTTATGAATCTTCTTAAAGAAGGGAAGAAAGGAATAATCATAATGAACGCTAAAAAAGAGACCGGGTACATGTTTGCAGATGTCATACTTGCTGTAAATGAAATTGCAGAACAGATGAAGGTAGAGTCCAATATTGTAAATATGGCAAACATTGATCAAACATTGGGACTTCCAAGAGTCCGTAGCCATGCCAGAAATATCATGTCTGATTTTAAAAAGCATGGAACTCAAATCCATGAGATTATTGGCGGAATGGATGAATATGCTATTACAGGAAAATATATAACAAAAGCGATCCGGGAAAAATATAGTAACTATGATTTTGCAATTATTGCAGGAGTTCCCCATGCAATACCAGCAGACGTTATCTCAGGTATGGAGATAATATCTATTACCAACGGTCCAAGACAGGTACTCCCACTAAAAGAGATGGGACACGAACATGTAGTGGTTGAGATAGACCTGCATCCAAGAACACTTGGTGTCAGCTCTATTGTAGAATCAGAATTTGGTGCTACTCTAAGAGAGATTGGAAAAGAATTAAATTCACAAAAAAACGGGAGTTTGCTGCATGAAAAATAG
- the cfbE gene encoding coenzyme F430 synthase has translation MNETGKNIAVLDLTHGGIAIAKKLSLLGFGVYAVDVYQTVTDSVKSELLSIYNIGVSSDPPDIENIDTVVSPVHLDPDYILLKQAKAAGKKIISHHRIVAEILAEEKKLEKATVIEITGAQAKTSTSTMLADILSRQGDVILHTSRGLEYWTSGNCKVIHKGLSITPASILEAVDISISNNFIPDIYIFEVSIGGTGYSDLGILTTTHPDYKIAAGKKQASSAKMQIIENACCRKKRVLCINNAALDTVKCTEISNGSCQEMITFSTTYDQKADANIYLQDNRIIINYLDQHYLTIPVQGGYDPSSYTIAMAAAITASIAMGIESKMIQLCISGFSGISGRMQKYDLDGRTLIDNSNSGMNIVLAEKALRYALGIKNKKNIVMLLGEESAQVCEGLDPEDVSKFIKRHGNMIDKLILIGGRMMPVDHKDVIYVLGFEEGLNEASRISDDGDIIVSCVKCFR, from the coding sequence ATGAATGAAACAGGAAAGAATATCGCTGTGCTTGACCTTACACACGGCGGTATTGCTATTGCTAAAAAGCTATCCCTGCTTGGATTTGGTGTATATGCAGTGGATGTATACCAGACAGTCACAGACAGCGTAAAGTCAGAGCTGCTCAGCATATACAACATAGGCGTATCATCAGATCCACCTGATATTGAAAACATAGATACTGTTGTATCTCCTGTACATCTTGATCCAGATTATATTCTACTTAAACAGGCGAAAGCTGCCGGAAAAAAAATAATATCCCATCACAGAATCGTGGCAGAAATACTGGCAGAAGAAAAAAAACTGGAAAAAGCGACAGTAATTGAAATTACAGGAGCACAGGCAAAGACAAGTACATCAACAATGCTTGCTGACATTCTGTCCCGCCAGGGAGATGTTATCCTTCATACCTCCCGAGGATTGGAATACTGGACATCAGGGAACTGCAAAGTGATTCATAAAGGACTTAGCATAACACCTGCAAGCATTTTGGAAGCTGTGGATATTTCAATATCTAACAACTTCATCCCGGATATATACATATTTGAGGTTTCTATAGGAGGCACAGGCTACAGTGATTTAGGCATCCTTACTACAACACATCCAGATTATAAGATAGCTGCAGGAAAGAAACAGGCAAGCAGTGCTAAAATGCAGATTATCGAAAATGCATGTTGCAGAAAAAAAAGAGTATTGTGTATTAATAATGCAGCATTGGATACCGTAAAATGTACTGAGATATCAAACGGATCATGTCAGGAAATGATAACTTTCAGTACTACTTACGACCAGAAAGCTGATGCTAATATTTATCTGCAGGATAACAGGATAATAATTAATTATCTGGACCAGCATTATCTTACTATTCCTGTTCAAGGGGGGTATGATCCATCCTCATATACAATAGCAATGGCAGCAGCAATCACAGCTTCAATTGCTATGGGCATCGAAAGTAAAATGATTCAGCTATGCATCAGTGGTTTTTCAGGCATATCCGGCAGGATGCAGAAATATGATCTTGATGGTAGGACACTTATAGATAACTCTAATTCAGGTATGAACATAGTCCTTGCTGAGAAGGCACTCAGATATGCGCTTGGAATAAAAAATAAAAAAAATATAGTAATGCTGCTGGGTGAAGAATCCGCACAGGTATGTGAGGGACTGGATCCTGAAGATGTTTCAAAGTTTATAAAAAGGCATGGTAACATGATCGATAAACTGATACTTATTGGCGGACGTATGATGCCAGTTGATCACAAAGATGTGATTTATGTATTAGGTTTTGAGGAAGGTCTCAATGAGGCATCCAGAATTTCAGATGATGGAGACATTATAGTTTCCTGTGTGAAATGTTTCAGATAA
- the cfbA gene encoding sirohydrochlorin nickelochelatase has translation MTEKIGILAIGHGSRLPYNKEVVTSIANNIAEKYENVVVRAGFMEHCGPSVEEALKAFDGTGVTKIVAVPVFLASGVHITKDIPAILQLDPETQKGSVEVDGKEVPLLYGKPLGNHELIADLVYTRAQEVL, from the coding sequence ATGACTGAAAAAATAGGAATTTTAGCTATTGGACACGGAAGTAGATTACCTTATAACAAAGAAGTGGTTACATCGATAGCCAATAATATTGCCGAAAAATATGAAAATGTTGTTGTAAGGGCTGGATTTATGGAACACTGTGGCCCTTCTGTTGAAGAGGCACTGAAAGCATTTGATGGTACCGGTGTTACAAAAATTGTTGCAGTTCCAGTATTCCTTGCATCGGGAGTTCATATAACTAAAGATATCCCGGCAATCTTACAGTTAGATCCAGAAACACAAAAAGGATCTGTTGAAGTAGATGGAAAAGAAGTACCCTTACTTTATGGAAAACCCCTTGGAAATCATGAACTGATTGCAGACCTTGTATATACCAGAGCCCAGGAAGTCCTTTAA
- a CDS encoding DUF2150 family protein, with the protein MVEEQIHQEFYTKKRWNNWINKVKEADLKLTNEESGELDDTGLLLVNMQDDVILACLKVIAKFERDAVSQREALHILSQIKDIVLEEIEPISEDIDMMFDSIQTSLMGALAACECYINGSYEKDANIEELFKAAVESEEQDDIDSVFRYVAEIGASVLAGAKLPESLLEDVQYGPVAELMDGIDSISAAMVGADSYKEDDGDYEPV; encoded by the coding sequence ATGGTTGAAGAGCAGATTCATCAAGAATTCTACACAAAAAAACGATGGAATAACTGGATAAACAAGGTCAAGGAAGCAGATCTGAAACTCACCAACGAAGAATCCGGGGAATTGGATGATACAGGATTACTACTTGTCAATATGCAGGATGATGTAATTCTTGCATGCCTTAAGGTAATTGCAAAATTTGAGAGAGATGCAGTCTCCCAGAGGGAGGCATTACATATTCTTTCACAGATAAAGGATATTGTTCTTGAAGAAATTGAGCCAATCTCAGAAGACATCGATATGATGTTTGATTCAATACAAACTTCACTGATGGGGGCACTGGCTGCTTGTGAATGTTATATCAATGGATCGTATGAAAAAGACGCAAATATTGAAGAGCTCTTCAAAGCTGCAGTTGAATCTGAAGAACAGGATGATATTGATTCCGTATTCAGATATGTAGCCGAGATTGGGGCATCCGTTCTTGCAGGTGCAAAGTTGCCAGAATCACTGCTTGAAGATGTACAGTATGGTCCTGTGGCTGAGCTGATGGATGGCATAGACTCAATTTCTGCTGCAATGGTCGGAGCAGACAGTTACAAGGAAGATGACGGGGATTATGAGCCAGTATGA
- a CDS encoding UPF0179 family protein gives MTNNDTIITLIGSRLAKEGLEFIFEGESAECSQCKLKNICTRLEKGRNYRITKVRDGVLHDCQVHDVGVLPIEVTKAPVVATVQSRKAVNSSKLLYESPKCNEVSCKLYQICHPKSIKNGDKCTIVEVLKSVEDECKKGYPLKKVKLQV, from the coding sequence ATGACCAATAATGACACAATAATAACACTTATCGGATCACGGCTTGCAAAAGAAGGGCTTGAATTCATATTTGAAGGAGAATCTGCAGAATGCAGTCAGTGTAAACTTAAGAACATCTGTACAAGACTTGAGAAAGGCAGAAATTACAGGATAACCAAAGTAAGAGATGGTGTATTACATGACTGCCAGGTTCATGATGTTGGAGTATTGCCCATAGAAGTTACAAAAGCACCTGTTGTAGCAACTGTGCAATCAAGAAAGGCTGTGAACAGTTCTAAGCTTTTATATGAATCACCTAAATGCAATGAAGTTAGCTGCAAACTATATCAGATCTGCCATCCAAAATCTATTAAGAACGGGGATAAATGTACTATAGTTGAAGTTCTTAAAAGTGTTGAAGACGAATGCAAAAAAGGATATCCTCTCAAAAAAGTGAAATTGCAGGTCTAA